TAAAATATTATACTGCTTTGTCAAGGCAGAGTTGTTGGTTAAACCCCTACATATCTTAAATAATGGCTTATCCCTCCCAACTAGGTTTTCAAGACGCAGCATCACCTGTAATAGAAGAATTACTTCATTTTCATGATCATGCATTAATAATTGTATTTCTGATCAGCACCTTAGTGCTTTATATTATTGTAGCCATAGTAACTactaaactaacaaacaaattcTTATTAGACTCACAAGAGATTGAAATTATTTGAACTGTTCTTCCTGCAATTATTCTTATTCTAATCGCCCTCCCATCACTACGAATCCTATACCTTATGGATGAAGTGAATGATCCTCATCTAACAATCAAAGCAGTTGGACATCAGTGATACTGAAGTTACGAGTATACTGATTATGAAGATTTGGCCTTCGATTCCTACATAATCCCAACTCAAGACCTTACGCCAGGTCAATTCCGACTATTAGAAGCAGATCACCGTATAGTAATCCCAGTTGAATCACCTATTCGAGTATTAGTATCTGCAGAAGATGTACTCCACTCATGAGCAGTCCCTTCTTTAGGGGTTAAAATGGATGCAGTACCAGGACGACTTAATCAAACAGCTTTTATCACATCACGACCAGGCGTGTTTTATGGACAATGTTCAGAAATCTGTGGTGCTAACCACAGCTTCATGCCTATTGTAGTAGAAGCAGTACCATTACAACAATTTGAAAACTGATCATCTCTAATACTTGAAGACGCCTCGTTAAGAAGCTAAACAGGACCTCAGCGTTAGCCTTTTAAGCTAAAAATTGGTGACTCCCGACCACCCTTAGCGACATGCCTCAATTAAATCCCACACCTTGATTAATAATTCTCCTATTTACATGATTAGTTTTTACTATCATTATTCCACCTAAAGTCATAGCACACAAATACCCTAATGAACCAAATGTTTTAAGcagtaaaacattaaaaacaacccCTTGAAACTGACAATGACACTAAGCTTTTTTGACCAATTTATTAGTCCCATATTTTTAGGTATCCCACTAATAGCTTTAGCTATTTTACTACCTTGAATCATATTCCCAACCCCCTCTTCTCGTTGGATAAACAACCGCCTCCTTACATTACAAAACTGGTTTATTAATCTATTCACAAAACAACTTCTACTTCCCTTAAATACTTCAGGTCATAAATGGGCACTAATCTTAGCCTCATTAATAATCTTCCTGATTTCTTTAAATATACTCGGACTACTTCCTTACACTTTCACTCCTACAACTCAACTCTCCTTAAACATAGGACTAGCTGTACCATTATGACTAGCAACTGTTATTATCGGGATGCGAAACCAACCCACACACTCCTTAGGCCACCTATTGCCAGAAGGCACACCTGTATTACTAATCCCTGTGCTTGTTATTATTGAAACAATTAGCCTATTTATTCGGCCTGTTGCCCTGGGTGTTCGACTAACAGCAAATTTAACC
The nucleotide sequence above comes from Hippocampus zosterae strain Florida unplaced genomic scaffold, ASM2543408v3 HiC_scaffold_350, whole genome shotgun sequence. Encoded proteins:
- the LOC127594990 gene encoding LOW QUALITY PROTEIN: cytochrome c oxidase subunit 2-like (The sequence of the model RefSeq protein was modified relative to this genomic sequence to represent the inferred CDS: substituted 4 bases at 4 genomic stop codons) translates to MAYPSQLGFQDAASPVIEELLHFHDHALIIVFLISTLVLYIIVAIVTTKLTNKFLLDSQEIEIIXTVLPAIILILIALPSLRILYLMDEVNDPHLTIKAVGHQXYXSYEYTDYEDLAFDSYIIPTQDLTPGQFRLLEADHRIVIPVESPIRVLVSAEDVLHSXAVPSLGVKMDAVPGRLNQTAFITSRPGVFYGQCSEICGANHSFMPIVVEAVPLQQFEN